One Calonectris borealis chromosome 16, bCalBor7.hap1.2, whole genome shotgun sequence DNA window includes the following coding sequences:
- the NUDT1 gene encoding oxidized purine nucleoside triphosphate hydrolase → MCTSRLFTLVLVVQPPRVLLGMKKRGFGAGLWNGFGGKVQPGESIEEAARRELLEESGLTVDTLQKMGQITFEFVGNSELMEVHIFRADHFHGEPTESDEMRPQWFQLDEVPFNHMWADDIYWFPLLLQKKLFRGYFKFQGQDTILEHSLKEVEEV, encoded by the exons ATGTGCACATCCAGGCTCTTCACCCTCGTCCTGGTGGTGCAGCCGCCCCGCGTCCTCCTGGGCATGAAGAAACGCgggtttggagctgggctctggaaCGGCTTCGGGGGGAAGGTGCAGCCGGGGGAGAGCATCGAGGAGGCTGCTCGCAG GGAGCTCCTGGAGGAGAGTGGACTGACTGTGGACACCTTGCAGAAGATGGGTCAGATCACATTTGAATTTGTAGGCAACTCTGAACTCATGGAAGTTCACATTTTCCGGGCAGATCATTTTCATGGAGAGCCAACAGAAAGTGATG AAATGCGTCCACAGTGGTTTCAGCTGGATGAGGTGCCATTCAATCACATGTGGGCAGATGATATCTATTGGTTTCCcctgctgcttcagaaaaagtTGTTTCGTGGCTATTTTAAGTTCCAGGGACAAGACACTATCCTGGAGCACAGCCTGAAAGAAGTGGAGGAAGTTTAA
- the MRM2 gene encoding rRNA methyltransferase 2, mitochondrial isoform X1, translating into MAWRRGAAAGASCRHLVSKSLHTTACLKKTGTEHWWLERHLKDPFVKATKRQHYRCRSAFKLLEIDDKLHILRPGLSVLDCGAAPGAWSQVAVERVNALGTAYSKPSIPMHAANCLRTRRPDMADPAVPTGFVLGVDLLRISPLEGAVFLSEADIADPRTLRTIQSLLPAEKVDVILSDMAPNATGIKELDHQKLINLCLGLLNLSQSILKPKGTMLCKFWDGHESRLLQNRLKEQFQDVRTIKPQASRKESAESYFLARLYKGK; encoded by the exons ATGGCgtggcggcggggcgccgccgccggggccag CTGTCGGCATTTGGTGAGCAAAAGTCTCCACACCACAGCGTGTCTGAAGAAAACTGGAACTGAGCACTGGTGGTTGGAGCGCCATTTGAAGGATCCCTTTGTCAAGGCAACAAAGCGGCAGCATTACCGCTGCCGAAGTGCCTTCAAATTACTGGAAATTGATGACAAGCTTCATATTCTTCGTCCAGGGCTTTCTGTTCTTGATTGTGGAGCTGCGCCTGGTGCTTGGAGCCAGGTTGCTGTAGAGAGGGTCAACGCCTTAGGTACTG CTTATAGCAAACCATCCATCCCGATGCACGCAGCAAACTGTCTGAGGACAAGACGACCAGACATGGCAG ATCCCGCTGTCCCCACCGGCTTCGTCCTTGGCGTTGACCTCCTGCGGATTTCTCCTCTGGAAGGAGCAGTCTTCCTGTCGGAGGCTGACATTGCAGACCCACGCACGCTGAGGACGATTCAGAGTCTGCTTCCTGCAGAGAAGGTGGATGTTATCTTGAGCGACATGGCACCTAATGCGACAGGCATTAAAGAACTGGATCATCAGAAGCTGATCAATCTATGCTTAGGCCTTCTGAATCTGtcacaaagtattttaaagccaaaaggaACAATGCTCTGTAAATTCTGGGATGGGCATGAGTCCCGTCTTCTGCAAAACAGACTGAAGGAGCAGTTCCAAGACGTGAGAACTATAAAGCCTCAGGCCAGCCGGAAAGAGTCTGCTGAATCTTACTTTTTGGCAAGACTGTACAAAGGGAAATGA
- the MRM2 gene encoding rRNA methyltransferase 2, mitochondrial isoform X2, which produces MAWRRGAAAGASCRHLVSKSLHTTACLKKTGTEHWWLERHLKDPFVKATKRQHYRCRSAFKLLEIDDKLHILRPGLSVLDCGAAPGAWSQVAVERVNALGTDPAVPTGFVLGVDLLRISPLEGAVFLSEADIADPRTLRTIQSLLPAEKVDVILSDMAPNATGIKELDHQKLINLCLGLLNLSQSILKPKGTMLCKFWDGHESRLLQNRLKEQFQDVRTIKPQASRKESAESYFLARLYKGK; this is translated from the exons ATGGCgtggcggcggggcgccgccgccggggccag CTGTCGGCATTTGGTGAGCAAAAGTCTCCACACCACAGCGTGTCTGAAGAAAACTGGAACTGAGCACTGGTGGTTGGAGCGCCATTTGAAGGATCCCTTTGTCAAGGCAACAAAGCGGCAGCATTACCGCTGCCGAAGTGCCTTCAAATTACTGGAAATTGATGACAAGCTTCATATTCTTCGTCCAGGGCTTTCTGTTCTTGATTGTGGAGCTGCGCCTGGTGCTTGGAGCCAGGTTGCTGTAGAGAGGGTCAACGCCTTAGGTACTG ATCCCGCTGTCCCCACCGGCTTCGTCCTTGGCGTTGACCTCCTGCGGATTTCTCCTCTGGAAGGAGCAGTCTTCCTGTCGGAGGCTGACATTGCAGACCCACGCACGCTGAGGACGATTCAGAGTCTGCTTCCTGCAGAGAAGGTGGATGTTATCTTGAGCGACATGGCACCTAATGCGACAGGCATTAAAGAACTGGATCATCAGAAGCTGATCAATCTATGCTTAGGCCTTCTGAATCTGtcacaaagtattttaaagccaaaaggaACAATGCTCTGTAAATTCTGGGATGGGCATGAGTCCCGTCTTCTGCAAAACAGACTGAAGGAGCAGTTCCAAGACGTGAGAACTATAAAGCCTCAGGCCAGCCGGAAAGAGTCTGCTGAATCTTACTTTTTGGCAAGACTGTACAAAGGGAAATGA